Proteins encoded in a region of the Rutidosis leptorrhynchoides isolate AG116_Rl617_1_P2 chromosome 9, CSIRO_AGI_Rlap_v1, whole genome shotgun sequence genome:
- the LOC139867061 gene encoding shikimate O-hydroxycinnamoyltransferase-like, which translates to MKITIRKSTMVKPAKETPKTRLWSSNLDMVAPNVHTPSVFIYRSNGSPNFFDAKVMKESLSRTLVAFYPMAGRVIEDEHGRIEIDCQGQGVLFVEAESKGVLEDLGDFAPTSDFNKLIPVVDYSLPTESNPILVLQVTHFKCGGVVLGVGMQHYAADGTTGVHFLNTWSDMARGLHIALPPFIDRTLLRARDPPQPAFKHVEYKPAPPLKSPLKSSSDEIVDKIYKLTRDQINMLKAKSKANGNTINYSTYEILSGHVWKCLCKVRGLFSDQESRVIIATSGQGRLQPPLPPGYFGNVIFTTTPIAKAGEIQSNPSSYAAGIIHDSLVKMNNMYLKSAIDYLELQPDLKNLVPEAQKLKCFNLDITSWISLPIHDTDFGWGRPIFTGPGVAVAEGVSIVLPSPIKDGSLSIVIALKSEHVEHFTKLMYDF; encoded by the exons ATGAAGATCACGATAAGAAAATCTACAATGGTGAAACCAGCAAAGGAGACACCAAAGACAAGGCTATGGAGCTCTAATCTTGACATGGTGGCCCCAAATGTTCACACACCTAGTGTTTTTATCTACAGGTCCAATGGATCACCCAACTTTTTCGATGCCAAAGTGATGAAAGAGTCTCTAAGCAGGACTTTAGTTGCGTTTTATCCAATGGCGGGGCGAGTCATAGAAGACGAGCATGGCCGCATTGAGATTGATTGTCAAGGACAGGGCGTATTGTTTGTAGAAGCCGAGTCCAAAGGGGTACTTGAAGATTTGGGTGACTTTGCACCGACGTCGGATTTCAACAAACTTATACCCGTTGTTGATTACTCACTACCAACCGAATCCAACCCCATACTCGTTTTGCAG GTAACTCATTTTAAATGTGGGGGAGTGGTATTAGGAGTTGGAATGCAACATTATGCTGCAGATGGTACAACTGGGGTCCACTTCCTCAATACATGGTCTGATATGGCTCGTGGTCTTCACATAGCCTTACCACCGTTCATAGACCGAACCCTACTCCGTGCTCGAGACCCACCACAACCCGCTTTCAAACATGTTGAATACAAGCCGGCTCCACCATTGAAATCGCCACTCAAATCATCTTCAGATGAAATTGTTGACAAAATTTACAAGCTAACACGAGACCAGATAAACATGCTCAAGGCAAAATCTAAAGCAAATGGCAACACCATCAACTACAGCACCTACGAAATTCTATCAGGTCATGTTTGGAAGTGCTTGTGTAAAGTTCGTGGTCTATTTAGTGATCAAGAGTCGAGAGTTATCATCGCCACAAGTGGTCAGGGCCGCCTTCAGCCACCATTGCCACCTGGCTACTTTGGGAATGTCATTTTCACCACCACACCAATAGCAAAAGCTGGCGAAATTCAATCAAACCCTAGCTCTTACGCGGCTGGTATAATTCATGACTCATTAGTAAAGATGAACAACATGTATCTAAAGTCAGCAATCGACTATTTGGAACTACAACCCGATCTTAAGAATCTAGTTCCTGAAGCCCAAAAGCTAAAATGCTTTAACCTGGATATAACCAGTTGGATTAGCCTCCCTATTCATGATACTGATTTCGGATGGGGTCGGCCTATATTCACAGGACCTGGTGTTGCAGTAGCTGAAGGCGTGAGTATCGTTCTACCAAGCCCGATAAAAGACGGTAGTTTATCTATTGTCATTGCACTTAAATCAGAACACGTGGAGCATTTTACCAAGCTAATGTACGATTTTTAA
- the LOC139867137 gene encoding shikimate O-hydroxycinnamoyltransferase-like produces MKITIRKSTMVKPAKETPKTRLWSSNLDMVAPNVHTPSVFIYRSNGSPNFFDAKVMKESLSRTLVAFYPMAGRVIEDEHGRIEIDCQGQGVLFVEAESKGVLEDLGDFAPTSDFNKLIPVVDYSLPTESNPILVLQVTHFKCGGVVLGVGMQHYAADGTTGVHFLNTWSDMARGLHIALPPFIDRTLLRARDPPQPAFKHVEYKPAPPLKSPLKSSSDEIVDKIYKLTRDQINMLKAKSKANGNTINYSTYEILSGHVWKCLCKVRGLFSDQESRVIIATSGQGRLQPPLPPGYFGNVIFTTTPIAKAGEIQSNPSSYAAGIIHDSLVKMNNMYLKSAIDYLELQPDLKNLVPEAQKLKCFNLDITSWISLPIHDTDFGWGRPIFTGPGVAVAEGVSIVLPSPIKDGSLSIVIALKSEHVEHFTKLMYDF; encoded by the exons ATGAAGATCACGATAAGAAAATCTACAATGGTGAAACCAGCAAAGGAGACACCAAAGACAAGGCTATGGAGCTCTAATCTTGACATGGTGGCCCCAAATGTTCACACGCCTAGTGTTTTTATCTACAGGTCCAATGGATCACCCAACTTTTTCGATGCCAAAGTGATGAAAGAGTCTCTAAGCAGGACTTTAGTTGCGTTTTATCCAATGGCGGGGCGAGTCATAGAAGACGAGCATGGCCGCATTGAGATTGATTGTCAAGGACAGGGCGTATTGTTTGTAGAAGCCGAGTCCAAAGGGGTACTTGAAGATTTGGGTGACTTTGCACCGACGTCGGATTTCAACAAACTTATACCCGTTGTTGATTACTCACTACCAACCGAATCCAACCCCATACTCGTTTTGCAG GTAACTCATTTTAAATGTGGGGGAGTGGTATTAGGAGTTGGAATGCAACATTATGCTGCAGATGGTACAACTGGGGTCCACTTCCTCAATACATGGTCTGATATGGCTCGTGGTCTTCACATAGCCTTACCACCGTTCATAGACCGAACCCTACTCCGTGCTCGAGACCCACCACAACCCGCTTTCAAACATGTTGAATACAAGCCGGCTCCACCATTGAAATCGCCACTCAAATCATCTTCAGATGAAATTGTTGACAAAATTTACAAGCTAACACGAGACCAGATAAACATGCTCAAGGCAAAATCTAAAGCAAATGGCAACACCATCAACTACAGCACCTACGAAATTCTATCAGGTCATGTTTGGAAGTGCTTGTGTAAAGTTCGTGGTCTATTTAGTGATCAAGAGTCGAGAGTTATCATCGCCACAAGTGGTCAGGGCCGCCTTCAGCCACCATTGCCACCTGGCTACTTTGGGAATGTCATTTTCACCACCACACCAATAGCAAAAGCTGGCGAAATTCAATCAAACCCTAGCTCTTACGCGGCTGGTATAATTCATGACTCATTAGTAAAGATGAACAACATGTATCTAAAGTCAGCAATCGACTATTTGGAACTACAACCCGATCTTAAGAATCTAGTTCCTGAAGCCCAAAAGCTAAAATGCTTTAACCTGGATATAACCAGTTGGATTAGCCTCCCTATTCATGATACTGATTTCGGATGGGGTCGGCCTATATTCACAGGACCTGGTGTTGCAGTAGCTGAAGGCGTGAGTATCGTTCTACCAAGCCCGATAAAAGACGGTAGTTTATCTATTGTCATTGCACTTAAATCAGAACACGTGGAGCATTTTACCAAGCTAATGTACGATTTTTAA